The following proteins come from a genomic window of Galactobacillus timonensis:
- a CDS encoding DUF6431 domain-containing protein translates to MVGIFVQLIKLSKLNISAQEMTDLLLTRFLSSGHCPLCGAGNLRKYRNYSRWILEYRNGQIIQSELHTKRFRCGSCHSSHAFLVALIIPYSPYSLLTVLWALSDYFSHRLTVRQICEKYKISAPTLYRWKARFLHAKSLWLGVLKDAVTSEIQFLKDLLNFPDFMNFERGFMKLMPDHHRFLQGHRNARSGQYI, encoded by the coding sequence ATGGTAGGCATTTTCGTTCAACTAATCAAGCTATCAAAACTGAATATTTCTGCGCAGGAAATGACAGATCTGCTTCTGACGCGTTTCCTTTCTTCCGGTCATTGCCCACTGTGCGGCGCTGGGAATCTTAGGAAATACAGAAATTACAGTCGCTGGATTCTTGAATATCGCAACGGGCAAATTATCCAAAGTGAATTGCATACAAAGCGGTTCCGCTGCGGCAGTTGTCATTCATCACACGCCTTTTTGGTGGCGCTGATCATTCCGTATTCCCCCTATAGCCTGCTTACGGTCCTTTGGGCTCTGAGTGACTATTTTTCTCATCGGCTCACAGTCAGGCAGATATGCGAAAAGTACAAAATCTCGGCTCCTACACTTTATCGGTGGAAAGCGAGATTTCTCCATGCCAAATCATTATGGCTCGGTGTTCTGAAAGACGCTGTTACCTCTGAGATTCAGTTCCTGAAAGATCTGCTGAATTTCCCGGACTTCATGAACTTTGAAAGAGGATTCATGAAGCTTATGCCGGACCACCATCGTTTCCTGCAAGGGCATAGAAATGCGCGATCCGGGCAGTACATCTAA
- the istA gene encoding IS21 family transposase, with the protein MQNYTAIMGIIRMRQQGLSYRQCHDRFKVGNSTITLLMARYQDLGLSLTDLEKMDPQKVVQAFYPPDEKRRKDVPLPDFKKIHERLMEKGSKANLFFLWTEYKQDNPNGYQYSQFAEYYHRYVEQNFGSQDVSMAVERIPGEKVFIDWVGDQPEIIMNPESGELQKVHVFVTTVGVSSYLFAELFPDEQLPNFMKGTNDALAFYDAVPKYLVPDNAATAVTKHTKDVLLINSTYQDLESFYDTIILPPPAYKPKGKPTVEKHVQLLETWLLEKLKENVYSSFASANEACKKIIADINDRKPTGWEHSRKEMFELYDKPQMKKLSDGAFTTCDYVAFDHIPANYHLPYDGHYYSVLYTYYNRPAILKATMTEIRICDENNRLLCTHPRSYKKFPKYITNDEHMSPEHRFYKEVNMHDGDYYRRWASAIGKDMFTLIDTVLHSSKHEEQSYNSCNGILHMCDGKSKVIVNMAARKCIELNSCKYSYFKRILNDILNNGGRPSGDSLPEHKNIRGKDFYK; encoded by the coding sequence ATGCAAAACTACACTGCCATTATGGGCATTATCCGTATGAGACAGCAGGGTCTCTCATACCGGCAATGCCACGATCGCTTCAAGGTCGGAAACAGTACTATCACCCTGCTCATGGCCAGATACCAGGACCTTGGCTTATCCTTGACAGACCTGGAGAAAATGGATCCCCAAAAGGTTGTCCAGGCGTTCTATCCACCGGATGAAAAACGGCGCAAAGATGTTCCGCTGCCTGACTTCAAGAAGATCCATGAACGTCTTATGGAGAAAGGAAGTAAAGCCAACCTGTTCTTCCTCTGGACCGAGTATAAGCAGGACAATCCCAACGGCTATCAATATTCGCAATTTGCGGAATACTACCACCGCTATGTCGAGCAAAACTTCGGAAGCCAGGATGTCTCCATGGCTGTCGAACGTATCCCTGGTGAGAAGGTATTTATCGACTGGGTCGGTGACCAACCGGAAATCATTATGAATCCAGAATCAGGTGAGCTTCAGAAAGTTCATGTGTTCGTCACGACGGTTGGAGTGAGCAGCTATCTATTCGCCGAACTGTTTCCTGACGAGCAGCTGCCGAACTTTATGAAAGGCACTAATGATGCCCTGGCATTCTATGATGCGGTTCCGAAATATTTAGTCCCTGATAATGCGGCTACAGCGGTTACCAAGCACACAAAGGATGTTCTGCTTATTAACAGCACTTATCAGGATCTTGAGAGTTTCTATGACACCATTATTCTCCCACCGCCCGCCTATAAGCCAAAAGGAAAACCAACTGTGGAAAAACATGTTCAACTTCTTGAAACATGGCTTTTGGAAAAACTGAAGGAGAATGTTTACAGCAGCTTTGCCAGCGCCAATGAGGCCTGTAAAAAGATAATAGCGGACATCAATGACAGGAAGCCAACTGGTTGGGAACATTCCCGTAAAGAGATGTTCGAGCTCTACGATAAGCCGCAGATGAAGAAACTTTCCGACGGTGCCTTCACAACCTGCGACTATGTAGCGTTTGATCATATCCCAGCAAACTATCACTTACCATATGATGGCCACTACTACTCTGTATTGTACACGTACTATAACAGGCCAGCCATTTTGAAGGCCACTATGACAGAAATTCGGATCTGTGATGAAAACAACAGACTTCTCTGCACTCACCCAAGATCTTACAAGAAATTTCCGAAATACATCACTAACGATGAGCATATGTCGCCAGAGCACCGCTTCTATAAAGAAGTAAACATGCATGATGGTGATTATTATCGCAGATGGGCATCGGCGATCGGAAAGGATATGTTTACACTGATTGATACCGTCCTCCATAGCTCCAAGCACGAAGAGCAGAGTTACAATTCGTGCAACGGCATTCTTCACATGTGCGACGGAAAATCAAAGGTTATTGTCAATATGGCTGCACGCAAATGCATAGAGCTTAACAGCTGTAAGTATTCATACTTCAAGAGAATTCTTAATGACATTCTGAATAACGGAGGCAGGCCTTCTGGAGATTCTCTTCCGGAACATAAAAACATCCGTGGAAAGGACTTCTACAAATGA
- the istB gene encoding IS21-like element helper ATPase IstB, translating to MKLSGMADELERQNNDPNHDLVSFDERLNGIINAEWNLRYNKKLNRFIKKATLRYPEADLDDAIYDPARQLDTDTIERLSKCSWIEEGRNLLVTGASGSGKSYIANALCICALRQFKTVRYSKTSTLIYELEKADLEKTHLEYISKLVKLDLVVLDDFGLMDLDPDKCRNLFELIDAREGRKSIIVISQLPVSSWYELFKDNTYADACLDRLVNRAFRLQFNGKNMRNPSL from the coding sequence ATGAAGCTATCGGGCATGGCTGATGAACTTGAGCGTCAGAATAATGACCCTAATCACGACCTTGTTTCATTTGATGAACGCTTGAACGGCATTATCAACGCTGAGTGGAATCTTAGATATAACAAGAAGCTCAACCGCTTCATCAAGAAAGCCACTCTCCGATATCCTGAAGCTGACCTTGACGACGCTATTTATGATCCCGCCCGTCAGCTGGATACCGATACTATTGAACGCCTGTCCAAGTGTTCCTGGATTGAGGAAGGAAGAAACCTTCTCGTTACAGGGGCCTCCGGCAGCGGTAAATCATACATTGCCAATGCGTTGTGCATATGTGCGTTACGACAGTTCAAGACCGTTCGCTATAGTAAAACCAGCACGCTCATATACGAACTTGAAAAGGCGGATCTTGAGAAGACTCACCTGGAATACATATCCAAACTAGTAAAGCTGGATCTGGTTGTGCTGGACGACTTTGGACTCATGGACCTCGATCCAGATAAGTGCAGAAATCTCTTTGAACTGATAGACGCCAGAGAAGGAAGAAAATCCATTATTGTGATATCGCAGCTTCCAGTCTCCTCATGGTATGAGCTGTTCAAGGACAACACTTACGCAGATGCCTGTCTGGACCGATTGGTCAACAGAGCATTCAGACTACAATTTAATGGCAAGAATATGCGGAACCCGTCCCTTTAA
- a CDS encoding helix-turn-helix domain-containing protein, giving the protein MYFNQNEIGIRVRDLRKRRGLTIEKLANELNYSHSHMSKAERGVHCYSIDLLIDLSEYFNVSLDFLILGRERANHQFKKRLRFLIQELIEIEEKL; this is encoded by the coding sequence ATGTATTTCAATCAAAACGAAATCGGAATAAGAGTCCGAGATTTGCGTAAACGTCGCGGTTTAACGATCGAGAAATTAGCCAATGAGCTGAACTACAGCCACAGCCATATGAGTAAGGCAGAGCGTGGCGTACATTGTTATTCTATTGATCTCTTGATCGACCTTTCTGAGTACTTCAATGTCAGTCTCGATTTCCTGATTCTTGGCAGGGAGCGGGCTAATCATCAATTCAAAAAGCGTCTCCGGTTCCTCATTCAGGAGCTGATCGAGATTGAGGAGAAACTGTGA
- a CDS encoding transposase — translation MKNADLVFEGPDQRTYYNAVQLALPLNLFIKVPQDDTLYSFLGAVKGVNFSRYVKPIRSNNSRSHDRGMLVKVILFAYMNRIYSLEDIVQHCRTDIRFIYLSNQEMPSKMAFSRVMNQLTESIDSLMKDLNLDIINETGIDPNTQFVDGTKIEANAYKNSFVYKKRILNARADLFRDITKAVTSLNLAYGYYYETKVRYSALEIWFIVQYLMDVMVHENIQIQYGKGKRKSDIQKRYDLLLGYAIRLSGYETWLSIIGDRNSCSKTDHDATFMATKWDYYNRSGVTRPCYNCQIAVSEGFIVNSDIYQTPGDTVTWEPFMERFHSLYGYYPRDPTADAGYGGYDNYLYNIRHGINLVQKFPMYGKEHDRMFRKNHPFNTFNWGVDKDGYRICPNGRKFDHYDGDRSSISRAGNLTILQNYSEPKHCEGCPLRDKCIPKYNKRGYRQNSVNVVGEELKAEARKQLDSEKGIELKTKRSEQAEGAFGVIKEDMRFTRFHRRGMKNVKMEFLLVIMGYNLRKYHHWRLTVKKPEQNSLMN, via the coding sequence ATGAAAAATGCTGATCTTGTTTTCGAAGGACCCGATCAGCGCACTTATTATAACGCTGTTCAGCTGGCCCTGCCTCTTAATCTCTTTATCAAAGTGCCTCAGGATGACACCCTTTATTCGTTTCTCGGTGCGGTGAAAGGAGTGAACTTCAGCCGTTATGTGAAACCAATCCGTTCGAATAACTCCCGCAGTCATGACAGAGGTATGCTCGTTAAAGTCATTCTCTTTGCCTACATGAATCGCATTTATTCCCTGGAAGATATCGTCCAGCACTGTCGGACCGATATCCGGTTCATCTATCTCTCTAATCAGGAAATGCCCAGTAAAATGGCCTTTTCGCGTGTGATGAATCAGCTCACTGAATCCATTGACAGCCTCATGAAGGATCTCAACCTGGATATTATCAACGAGACTGGAATTGATCCGAACACTCAGTTCGTAGATGGCACGAAGATCGAGGCGAATGCGTACAAGAATTCCTTTGTTTATAAGAAACGAATTCTGAATGCACGTGCAGATCTCTTCCGCGATATTACCAAAGCGGTCACCTCACTGAATCTCGCTTATGGGTACTATTACGAAACCAAAGTGAGATACTCTGCTTTGGAAATATGGTTCATCGTTCAGTATCTGATGGATGTCATGGTTCATGAAAACATTCAAATTCAGTACGGAAAAGGAAAGCGCAAGTCAGACATTCAGAAGCGGTATGATCTTCTGCTTGGCTACGCAATACGGCTCAGCGGCTATGAGACCTGGCTTTCTATCATTGGTGACAGGAACAGCTGCTCAAAGACGGATCATGATGCGACCTTCATGGCTACCAAATGGGATTATTACAACCGTTCCGGTGTAACACGCCCCTGCTATAACTGCCAGATCGCCGTTTCAGAGGGATTCATTGTAAACAGCGATATCTATCAGACGCCTGGAGATACGGTCACCTGGGAACCATTTATGGAGCGATTCCACAGCTTATACGGTTATTATCCCAGGGATCCGACGGCTGATGCCGGATATGGAGGTTATGACAATTATCTGTATAACATCCGGCATGGAATAAATCTGGTTCAGAAGTTCCCGATGTACGGCAAGGAACACGACAGAATGTTCAGGAAGAATCACCCATTTAATACATTCAACTGGGGTGTTGATAAAGATGGCTATCGGATCTGTCCGAATGGAAGAAAGTTCGATCATTATGACGGAGACAGAAGTTCAATTTCACGGGCAGGAAATCTGACCATTCTGCAGAATTATTCAGAGCCAAAACATTGCGAAGGCTGTCCACTGAGAGACAAATGTATACCGAAGTACAACAAGCGTGGATATCGTCAGAACAGCGTGAATGTTGTGGGTGAAGAGCTGAAAGCGGAAGCCAGAAAACAGCTGGATTCAGAGAAAGGAATCGAACTGAAAACCAAGCGCAGCGAGCAGGCGGAAGGTGCCTTCGGAGTGATTAAGGAAGACATGAGATTTACCCGATTCCATAGAAGAGGAATGAAAAACGTAAAAATGGAATTTCTTCTGGTAATCATGGGATACAATCTCCGCAAATATCACCACTGGCGTCTGACTGTGAAGAAGCCAGAGCAGAATTCACTGATGAACTAA
- a CDS encoding DUF6431 domain-containing protein, protein MKCSEPVLDPETGLPMRFCGTARRCVKTPKGSYWIWIPVAVSSNGRHHRVLPDFLVPYKHYSVQTIESALDNDLDLDRYSLPSDSSVYRWNKWLDKLIVQLRIFLKLVDPPDSLLQQLRVLFRRDVRRAPEYDSSSGWVAGINLCLNGPNDFDLGLS, encoded by the coding sequence ATGAAATGCAGCGAACCTGTTTTGGATCCTGAAACAGGCCTGCCAATGAGATTCTGCGGAACTGCCAGAAGGTGCGTTAAAACGCCAAAAGGTTCTTACTGGATCTGGATTCCTGTCGCCGTCTCTTCCAACGGAAGACATCACCGTGTTCTCCCTGATTTCCTTGTCCCTTACAAGCACTACTCGGTGCAGACCATCGAATCGGCTCTGGACAATGATCTGGATCTTGATCGTTATTCGCTTCCTTCCGATTCTTCCGTTTACCGTTGGAACAAATGGCTCGATAAGCTCATTGTGCAGCTCCGGATTTTCCTGAAGCTGGTTGATCCGCCTGATTCGCTGCTTCAACAGCTTCGTGTTCTATTCCGGCGTGATGTCCGCCGGGCTCCGGAATATGATTCTTCCAGTGGCTGGGTGGCCGGAATCAATCTCTGCCTGAATGGGCCAAATGACTTTGACTTGGGCCTTTCCTGA
- a CDS encoding ISL3 family transposase, translated as MSEQSDKQAILEFFNLDTGSVENVIFHNDNGSASVHVLLRPDHPPCPDCGCTLPRVKDYIDKKISHGVFTDRECTIFYHARRYICPVCHRTYYENNPFCFRKQHISALTVENILNDLKIQTETFASVAKRYHISPTTAASVFDAHVKEARRPLPTLMCWDENYAFYHPGENSKYVFVILDFESQEPVDILPSRRKDYLLSYFLKIPVEERKRVKMIATDMYSEYRAIIRQLFPKAYHSVDHYHVSQELSRKADSVRIRVMKQTPKYIEGTKTQTNEYYLLKTFNWMIFKRLDARDKDGKKLFDPGHPRKMNRKLNRFLNYYEIKAMIEAVHPDLKKAWDLKDDVVDFYDNCTYDTAPQELNKLIQSFAASGIPEMKEFSRTLISWREEIINSFIVVKQRHTVDKDTGQVVVSDIKLNNGLMENRNSIIKTIKKAANGYTNWDRFRSRCLYVLRKSSKPMLNPVIPPKKVKQ; from the coding sequence ATGTCCGAACAATCTGATAAACAGGCCATTCTTGAATTCTTTAACCTCGATACAGGCAGTGTGGAGAATGTCATCTTCCATAATGACAATGGCAGTGCGTCTGTCCATGTTTTACTGCGGCCGGATCATCCGCCTTGTCCCGATTGCGGCTGTACCCTGCCAAGGGTTAAGGACTACATTGACAAGAAGATAAGCCACGGCGTCTTTACTGATCGTGAGTGCACCATCTTCTATCATGCCCGCAGGTACATCTGTCCTGTCTGTCATCGAACGTACTATGAGAACAATCCATTCTGTTTCAGGAAGCAGCACATCTCCGCCCTCACGGTTGAAAACATTCTGAACGATTTGAAGATTCAGACCGAGACCTTCGCTTCCGTCGCTAAGCGGTATCACATCTCTCCCACAACCGCTGCCTCCGTCTTCGATGCCCACGTAAAGGAGGCGCGAAGACCTCTGCCCACATTGATGTGCTGGGATGAGAACTACGCATTTTATCATCCGGGAGAGAACTCAAAATATGTGTTCGTTATTCTCGACTTTGAGTCACAGGAGCCGGTGGATATCCTGCCAAGCAGAAGAAAAGATTATCTGCTCAGCTACTTTCTCAAAATCCCAGTGGAAGAGCGAAAGCGCGTCAAAATGATTGCCACGGACATGTATAGTGAATACCGCGCCATCATACGTCAGCTGTTCCCTAAGGCCTATCATTCCGTTGACCATTATCATGTCAGCCAGGAGCTCTCCAGAAAGGCTGACAGCGTCCGGATCAGAGTAATGAAGCAGACTCCAAAATATATTGAAGGCACAAAAACACAAACCAACGAGTATTATCTGCTGAAGACATTCAACTGGATGATATTCAAGCGGCTGGACGCCAGAGACAAAGATGGTAAAAAGCTGTTCGATCCCGGCCATCCAAGGAAAATGAACCGCAAGCTGAACCGGTTCCTCAATTATTACGAAATTAAAGCCATGATCGAAGCCGTTCATCCCGATTTGAAAAAGGCATGGGACCTCAAGGATGACGTTGTGGACTTCTATGACAACTGCACTTACGATACTGCTCCCCAGGAGCTGAACAAACTGATTCAGTCCTTCGCAGCCAGTGGTATTCCGGAAATGAAAGAGTTCTCCCGCACCCTGATCAGCTGGAGAGAGGAGATTATCAACTCCTTCATTGTCGTAAAGCAGCGTCATACAGTCGATAAGGACACAGGCCAGGTGGTAGTGTCCGACATAAAACTGAATAACGGATTGATGGAGAACCGGAACTCAATCATCAAGACGATCAAGAAAGCAGCCAACGGATATACCAACTGGGACAGGTTCCGCAGCCGCTGCCTCTATGTGCTCAGAAAGAGCTCCAAGCCAATGTTGAATCCTGTCATTCCGCCAAAGAAGGTTAAGCAATGA